The following are encoded in a window of Panicum virgatum strain AP13 chromosome 5N, P.virgatum_v5, whole genome shotgun sequence genomic DNA:
- the LOC120676052 gene encoding BTB/POZ domain and ankyrin repeat-containing protein NPR5-like translates to MEDTLKSLSMDYLNLLINGQAFSDVTFNVEGRLVHAHRCILAARSLFFRKFFCGAAAAADQAAAPGPGALLLDHLSPRSPSGASASSPRGAGASTAAAAAAAAPGAVIPVNSVTYEVFLLLLQFLYSGQVSLVPQKGEPRPGCGERGCWHTHCAAAVDLALDTLAAARSFGVEELALLTQKQLAGMVEKASIEDVMKVLMASRKQDLHQLWTTCSHLVAKSGLPPEVLAKHLPIDVVAKIDELRLKSSMSRRSPFLAHHHPNHPAAGIETSSAGEFDDHHKIRRMRRALDSSDVELVKLMVMGEGLNLDEALALHYAVENCSREVVKALLELGAADVNHPAGPAGKTPLHVAAEMVCPDMVAVLLDHHADPNVRTVEGVTPLDILRTLTSDFLFKGAVPGLAHIEPNKLRLCLELVQSAAMVMSREDAHTAAAAVNAAPMYREPSGGAGPVYNASGTNSSMVNLSLDNRMVYLNLGMDAQFGKMSDGGGGDDGGSRGQGGPSSLFSPHGYH, encoded by the exons atggaggaCACCCTCAAGTCGCTGTCCATGGACTACCTCAACCTGCTCATCAACGGGCAGGCCTTCAGCGACGTCACGTTCAACGTCGAGGGCCGCCTCGTGCACGCGCACCGCTGCATCCTCGCCGCGCGCAGCCTCTTCTTCCGCAAGTTCTtctgcggcgccgccgccgccgccgaccaggCCGCCGCGCCCGGGCCCGGCGCGCTGCTGCTGGACCACCTCAGCCCGCGCTCGCCTTCCGGCGCCTCGGCGTCCtccccgcgcggcgcgggcgcctccacggcagcggcggcggcggcggccgcgccgggcGCCGTGATACCCGTGAACTCGGTGACCTACGAggtgttcctgctgctgctccagtTCCTGTACAGCGGGCAGGTGTCCCTGGTGCCGCAGAAGGGGGAGCCCCGGCCGGGCTGCGGCGAGCGCGGGTGCTGGCACACCCACTGTGCCGCTGCCGTCGACCTCGCGCTCgacaccctcgccgccgcccgctccttcGGCGTCGAGGAGCTCGCCCTCCTCACCCAG AAGCAGCTGGCCGGGATGGTGGAGAAGGCGTCGATCGAGGACGTGATGAAGGTGCTCATGGCGTCGCGGAAGCAGGACCTGCACCAGCTCTGGACCACCTGCTCTCACCTCGTCGCCAAGTCCGGCCTCCCGCCGGAGGTGCTCGCCAAGCACCTGCCAATCGACGTCGTCGCCAAGATCGACGAGCTCCGCCTTAAGTCCTCGATGTCCCGCCGCTCGCCGTTCCTGGCGCACCACCATCCGAACCACCCGGCGGCGGGCATCGAGACCTCGTCCGCGGGGGAGTTCGACGACCACCACAAGATCCGCCGCATGCGCCGCGCCCTCGACTCGTCCGACGTCGAGCTCGTCAAGCTCATGGTCATGGGCGAGGGGCTCAACCTCGACGAGGCGCTGGCGCTTCACTACGCCGTGGAGAACTGCAGCCGGGAGGTCGTCAAGGCGCTGCTGgagctcggcgccgccgacgtGAACCACCCGGCCGGGCCCGCCGGGAAGACGCCGCTGCACGTCGCGGCCGAGATGGTGTGCCCCGACATGGTCGCTGTGCTGCTCGACCACCACGCCGACCCTAACGTGCGCACCGTGGAGGGCGTGACGCCACTCGACATCCTCCGCACGCTCACCTCCGATTTCCTGTTCAAGGGCGCCGTGCCGGGGCTCGCGCACATCGAGCCCAACAAGCTCCGGCTGTGCCTCGAGCTCGTGCAGTCGGCGGCCATGGTCATGTCCCGGGAGGACGCGCACACTGCGGCCGCGGCGGTCAATGCCGCGCCCATGTACAGAGAGCCTTCCGGGGGCGCCGGCCCCGTGTACAATGCGAGCGGCACCAACTCGAGCATGGTGAATCTGAGCTTGGACAACAGGATGGTGTATCTGAACCTAGGGATGGATGCGCAGTTCGGCAAgatgagcgacggcggcggcggcgatgacggCGGGAGCAGAGGGCAAGGAGGCCCGTCTTCTTTGTTTTCCCCGCATGGCTACCATTGA